In Juglans regia cultivar Chandler chromosome 13, Walnut 2.0, whole genome shotgun sequence, the following proteins share a genomic window:
- the LOC118344302 gene encoding protein CASPARIAN STRIP INTEGRITY FACTOR 1-like, whose protein sequence is MGLIILLKKFSLLFLILASVLLSTSLAVRQSLLFSELSKEADALLNEGIPNDDQDIISVHERLLRANTKDYGRYDPAPALVKPPFKLIPN, encoded by the exons ATGGGTCTGATCATTCTTCTCAAGAAATTCAGTCTCCTCTTCCTCATTTTGGCATCAGTACTCTTATCAACTAGTCTTGCAG TCCGGCAGTCCCTGCTCTTCAGTGAGTTGTCTAAAGAAGCGGATGCACTACTTAATGAG GGAATACCAAATGACGATCAGGACATAATTTCTGTCCATGAAAGGCTTCTTAGGGCCAACACCAAAGACTATGGAAGATACGATCCAGCACCAGCTCTTGTTAAGCCTCCTTTCAAACTCATACCCAACTGA
- the LOC108986940 gene encoding 40S ribosomal protein S4-3-like — MYSVMMKDPIIKANDTITLDLKANKIVYFIKFDVGNVVMVTGGRNMGRVGIIKNKEKQKGSFEIVHIQDALGHEFATHLGNVYSIGKGTKPWVSLPNGKGIKLSIIEEARKSTSMTRMPNTISERWCEHKMDFSEG, encoded by the exons ATGTACTCTGTAATGATGAAAG ACCCAATTATCAAGGCCAATGACACCATCACGCTGGACTTGAAAGCCAACAAAATTGTCTATTTCATCAAGTTTGATGTTGGGAATGTTGTCATGGTGACTGGTGGAAGAAACATGGGTCGTGTTGGAATAATTAAGAACAAGGAGAAGCAAAAGGGAAGCTTTGAAATAGTTCACATACAAGATGCCCTTGGTCATGAGTTTGCAACCCATCTTGGAAATGTTTATAGCATCGGCAAGGGTACGAAGCCATGGGTCTCTCTTCCCAACGGCAAGGGTATCAAGTTGTCCATCATTGAAGAGGCAAGGAAGAGTACCTCAATGACCCGCATGCCGAACACCATTTCGGAAAGATGGTGCGAGCACAAGATGGATTTCTCAGAAGGTTGA
- the LOC108986922 gene encoding bifunctional phosphatase IMPL2, chloroplastic isoform X1 encodes MASNSNLSNGVACAVQQLDFQGSETDRFSEVANKAADAAGEVIRKYFRKKFEILEKKDLSPVTIADQAAEESMVSIILESFPSHAIYGEENGWRGKEKFAEYVWVLDPIDGTKSFITGKPLFGTLIALLYMGRPILGIIDQPVLGERWIGRSGRKTTLNGQEVSTRSCAKLSQAYLYTTSPHLFSGDAEEAFGRVRNKVKVPLYGCDCYAYALLASGFVDLVVESGLKPYDFLSLVPVIEGAGGVITDWKGNQLQWEASPDSCPKNSPRSPRFITMAVKISIQLKYAKDCHS; translated from the exons ATGGCCTCCAACTCCAACCTCTCCAATGGCGTCGCCTGTGCCGTTCAACAACTAGACTTTCAAGGTTCCGAGACTGATCGCTTTTCCGAGGTCGCGAACAAGGCCGCCGATGCCGCCGGAGAAGTCATTCGGAAGTATTTCCGAAAGAAATTCGAGATTCTCGAAAAGAAGGATCTGA GTCCTGTAACAATTGCCGATCAAGCAGCAGAGGAATCCATGGTTTCAATTATACTAGAGAGTTTTCCTTCTCATGCAAT TTATGGAGAGGAGAATGGATGGAGGGGCAAAGAGAAGTTTGCCGAATATGTTTGGGTTTTAGATCCAATAGATGGGACAAAGAGTTtcatcactg GAAAACCCTTGTTTGGTACACTCATTGCACTGCTATACATGGGTAGACCA attCTTGGCATAATCGATCAGCCTGTTCTGGGAGAAAGATGGATTGGGAGAAGTGGAAGGAAAACAACACTAAATGGACAAGAAGTGTCTACCCGCTCTTGTGCAAAACTGTCACAAGCCTACTT GTACACTACAAGTCCACATCTGTTCAGCGGAGATGCAGAAGAAGCATTTGGTCGTGTTAGAAACAAG GTAAAAGTGCCATTGTATGGCTGTGACTGCTATGCTTATGCTCTTTTGGCCTCTGGTTTTGTGGATCTAGTTGTAGAATCTGGTCTAAAG CCATATGATTTTCTTTCACTGGTACCCGTTATAGAAGGTGCCGGGGGTGTTATAACTGATTGGAAAGGAAACCAGCTTCAGTGGGAGGCTTCTCCAGATTCATGTCCAAAAA ATTCACCAAGAAGCCCTAGATTCATTACAATGGCAGTGAAGATTAGCATCCaactgaaatatgcaaaagactGCCATTCCTAG
- the LOC108986922 gene encoding bifunctional phosphatase IMPL2, chloroplastic isoform X2, with amino-acid sequence MASNSNLSNGVACAVQQLDFQGSETDRFSEVANKAADAAGEVIRKYFRKKFEILEKKDLSPVTIADQAAEESMVSIILESFPSHAIYGEENGWRGKEKFAEYVWVLDPIDGTKSFITGKPLFGTLIALLYMGRPILGIIDQPVLGERWIGRSGRKTTLNGQEVSTRSCAKLSQAYLYTTSPHLFSGDAEEAFGRVRNKVKVPLYGCDCYAYALLASGFVDLVVESGLKPYDFLSLVPVIEGAGGVITDWKGNQLQWEASPDSCPKSFNVVAAGDKQIHQEALDSLQWQ; translated from the exons ATGGCCTCCAACTCCAACCTCTCCAATGGCGTCGCCTGTGCCGTTCAACAACTAGACTTTCAAGGTTCCGAGACTGATCGCTTTTCCGAGGTCGCGAACAAGGCCGCCGATGCCGCCGGAGAAGTCATTCGGAAGTATTTCCGAAAGAAATTCGAGATTCTCGAAAAGAAGGATCTGA GTCCTGTAACAATTGCCGATCAAGCAGCAGAGGAATCCATGGTTTCAATTATACTAGAGAGTTTTCCTTCTCATGCAAT TTATGGAGAGGAGAATGGATGGAGGGGCAAAGAGAAGTTTGCCGAATATGTTTGGGTTTTAGATCCAATAGATGGGACAAAGAGTTtcatcactg GAAAACCCTTGTTTGGTACACTCATTGCACTGCTATACATGGGTAGACCA attCTTGGCATAATCGATCAGCCTGTTCTGGGAGAAAGATGGATTGGGAGAAGTGGAAGGAAAACAACACTAAATGGACAAGAAGTGTCTACCCGCTCTTGTGCAAAACTGTCACAAGCCTACTT GTACACTACAAGTCCACATCTGTTCAGCGGAGATGCAGAAGAAGCATTTGGTCGTGTTAGAAACAAG GTAAAAGTGCCATTGTATGGCTGTGACTGCTATGCTTATGCTCTTTTGGCCTCTGGTTTTGTGGATCTAGTTGTAGAATCTGGTCTAAAG CCATATGATTTTCTTTCACTGGTACCCGTTATAGAAGGTGCCGGGGGTGTTATAACTGATTGGAAAGGAAACCAGCTTCAGTGGGAGGCTTCTCCAGATTCATGTCCAAAAA GTTTTAACGTAGTGGCAGCTGGGGACAAACAGATTCACCAAGAAGCCCTAGATTCATTACAATGGCAGTGA
- the LOC109014957 gene encoding embryogenic cell protein 40-like, with the protein MAEIRDDCGNPIQLTDEHGNPVELTDERGQPMQLKGVAVTTVEAETHPATEAEPTAETGAGEHGQQGQQHEEAISRSSSSSSSGDDHGQGVRRKKGIKEKIKEKLTGGKHKDEHSHTTTVTSTATTTISSSPGTYEHQEHEKKSMMEKIKEKLPGHHRTT; encoded by the exons ATGGCTGAAATACGAGACGATTGTGGCAACCCGATTCAGCTCACTGACGAACATGGAAACCCGGTCGAGTTAACAGATGAACGTGGGCAACCCATGCAACTTAAAGGTGTGGCTGTCACGACTGTCGAGGCCGAAACGCACCCTGCAACTGAAGCTGAACCTACCGCTGAGACTGGTGCAGGAGAGCATGGCCAGCAGGGGCAGCAGCATGAGGAGGCCATTTCTCGATCCAGTAGCTCCAGCTCG TCCGGTGATGATCATGGACAAGGTGTCAGGAGGAAGAAGGGaataaaggagaaaataaaggaGAAGTTGACTGGTGGAAAGCACAAGGATGAGCACTCACACACCACTACCGTTACTAGCACAGCCACAACCACTATATCTAGCAGTCCTGGAACTTATGAACACCAGGAGCATGAGAAGAAAAGTATGATGGAGAAAATCAAGGAAAAATTGCCTGGCCATCATAGGACTACTTAG
- the LOC108986964 gene encoding uncharacterized protein LOC108986964 has protein sequence MGSACCVAARDKTIPNGSSGEILHRNIRYSPTWSFRWDNRGRVAGEETSMGWSSDGLSRNDQSEVKYEPSYAEDGSPLENFRRRAWQKSLTSEGTCGHVRTPASDQSFSRNISMDASLEQVKESPTVSFPSPMIPSLSMPSTSSLLESPLSSQGQLPPNSSTPSRWPRRSPGYQLSRQVSDSQIPGFKSPDSYSVSEERPDNHSVSEERRVLPSWSNESARGSRGGSSDGWSMHAFNGLMATSRRERWSFDSESFGFNREKLTRSNSRLSTSLSVDLQTCGVCLKLLTEKSSWSSQKIIANAELSVVAVLTCGHVYHAECLENFTPEINKYDPSCPVCTFGEKQTLKLSEKALKAEMDLRARNKRLRNRVVDSDLDGDSFVLDRSKNSGRQGKGPVMTLSSSMKSTLGKPFSRRHFSFGSKGSKSLSENHSTRKKGFFWAKSSKE, from the exons ATGGGGTCTGCTTGTTGTGTTGCTGCTAGAGATAAGACTATACCAAATGGATCAAGTGGTGAAATTTTGCATCGAAACATTCGGTATTCACCGACATGGAGCTTTCGATGGGATAACCGAGGGCGAGTAGCTGGTGAAGAGACTTCTATGGGTTGGTCCTCAGATGGGTTAAGCCGAAATGATCAATCGGAAGTTAAATATGAGCCGTCATATGCTGAGGATGGAAGTCCATTGGAAAATTTTCGAAGACGTGCATGGCAGAAGTCCCTGACTTCTGAAGGAACTTGTGGTCATGTGAGAACTCCTGCTTCAG ATCAATCTTTTTCAAGGAATATTTCTATGGATGCTAGTTTGGAGCAG GTGAAGGAATCTCCAACTGTTTCATTTCCATCTCCTATGATACCATCGCTTTCAATGCCTTCTACTTCGTCCTTGTTGGAGTCCCCTTTGTCATCCCAAGGTCAGCTGCCTCCTAACAGCTCTACCCCATCAAGGTGGCCTCGACGGTCTCCAGGATACCAGCTTTCAAGGCAAGTATCTGATAGCCAAATCCCTGGATTCAAGTCACCAGACAGCTACTCAGTTTCTGAAGAAAGGCCCGACAACCACTCAGTTTCTGAAGAAAGGCGAGTGCTCCCTTCGTGGAGCAATGAATCAGCTAGGGGCTCCCGCGGGGGCTCTTCAGACGGTTGGTCTATGCATGCCTTCAATGGGCTCATGGCCACTTCTCGTAGAGAAAGGTGGTCTTTTGATAGTGAGTCCTTTGGCTTTAATCGTGAAAAGTTAACCAGATCCAACAGCCGACTTTCAACTTCTCTCTCTGTGGATCTGCAAACATGTGGTGTTTGCTTAAAGCTGTTGACTGAGAAGTCCTCATGGAGCAGCCAAAAGATCATTGCCAATGCTGAGCTTTCTGTAGTTGCTGTGCTAACTTGTGGGCATGTTTATCATGCTGAATGTTTGGAGAATTTTACTCCTGAAATTAACAAGTACGACCCATCTTGCCCCGTCTGTACTTTTGGGGAGAAGCAGACCCTGAAGCTGTCTGAAAAAGCACTGAAAGCTGAAATGGATTTGAGGGCTAGAAATAAGAGATTGAGGAATCGGGTTGTGGACAGTGATCTTGATGGTGATTCTTTTGTGCTTGATCGCTCAAAAAATAGTGGACGCCAGGGGAAGGGACCTGTGATGACTCTCAGTTCCAGCATGAAAAGCACCCTGGGGAAGCCTTTCTCGAGGCGGCACTTTTCCTTTGGCTCAAAGGGTTCTAAATCCTTGTCAGAGAATCACTCTACCAGAAAGAAGGGGTTCTTCTGGGCGAAATCAAGCAAAGAGTGA
- the LOC108986965 gene encoding 26S proteasome regulatory subunit S10B homolog B-like, translating into MSSESEETVRRRTALTEHRKKLLSHKELESRVRVVRENLRAAKKEFGKTEDDLKSLQSVGQIIGEVLRPLDNERLIVKASSGPRYVVGCRSKVDKEKLTSGTRVVLDMTTLTIMRALPREVDPVVYNMLHEDPGNVSYSAVGGLSDQIRELRESIELPLMNPELFVRVGIKPPKGVLLYGPPGTGKTLLARAIASNIDANFLKIVSSAIIDKYIGESARLIREMFGYARDHQPCIIFMDEIDAIGGRRFSEGTSADREIQRTLMELLNQLDGFDQLGKVKMIMATNRPDVLDPALLRPGRLDRKIEIPLPNEQSRMEILKIHAAGIAKHGDIDYEAVVKLAEGFNGADLRNVCTEAGMSAIRAERDYVIHEDFMKAVRKLNEAKKLESSAHYSADFGKD; encoded by the exons ATGTCTAGCGAGTCAGAGGAAACTGTGCGACGTCGTACAGCGCTCACCGAGCACCGCAAAAAACTCCTCTCCCATAAGGAGCTCGAATCCAGAGTCCGCGTAG TGAGAGAGAACTTGAGGGCTGCAAAAAAGGAATTCGGTAAAACTGAAGATGATCTCAAGTCCCTTCAAAGTGTTGGCCAGATCATAGGCGAAGTTCTCAGGCCTCTTGACAATGAACGCT TGATAGTTAAAGCAAGCAGTGGACCAAGGTATGTTGTTGGCTGTCGTAGCAAGGTCGACAAGGAAAAACTAACTTCAGGAACTCGAGTGGTGCTTGATATGACTACTTTGACAATCATGCGGGCACTTCCTCGTGAA GTTGATCCTGTTGTATATAATATGCTTCATGAAGACCCAGGCAATGTTAGCTACTCAGCAGTGGGAGGGCTGTCAGATCAAATTCGAGAACTTAGGGAATCCATAGAACTGCCTCTCATGAATCCTGAGCTATTTGTTAGGGTGGGAATCAAACCTCCCAAG GGTGTTCTTCTCTACGGACCTCCTGGTACGGGAAAGACATTATTAGCCAGAGCAATTGCAAGCAACATTGATGCCAATTTCTTGAAG ATAGTATCAAGTGCAATAATTGATAAATACATAGGCGAGAGTGCAAGATTGATACGGGAAATGTTTGGTTATGCACGTGATCACCAA CCATGCATCATATTTATGGATGAGATAGATGCCATCGGAGGACGTCGTTTCAGTGAGGGAACAAGTGCTGATCGTGAAATTCAGAGGACACTCATGGAGTTGCTTAACCAGCTGGATGGTTTTGACCAACTTGGGAAG GTTAAAATGATCATGGCCACAAACAGACCAGATGTGCTAGACCCTGCACTTCTTCGTCCCGGACGACTGGACCGGAAAATTGAAATTCCATTGCCTAATGAACAGTCCAGAATGGAAATCCTCAAAATCCATGCTGCTGGAATTGCCAAACATGGTGACATTGACTATGAAGCAGTTGTAAAACTTGCTGAG GGTTTCAATGGTGCTGATCTTCGTAATGTTTGCACTGAGGCTGGGATGTCTGCTATCCGGGCAGAACGCGATTATGTCATCCATGAAGATTTCATGAAG GCTGTCCGGAAGCTGAACGAAGCAAAGAAACTCGAATCAAGCGCTCACTACAGTGCTGATTTTGGGAAGGACTGA
- the LOC108986963 gene encoding probable receptor-like protein kinase At4g39110 translates to MEIGKKPRKFPLANLFLSSLPSPSSSSMAILLVLIYAFFSSSTTAFSAFAPFVPQDNFLIDSGADKLATLPDGRVFKTEGQSKQFLLAKDDIKVSVEKADVPSPVYLSARIFVQEATYSFPLTRPGWHWVRLHFYPLDNDQFDLMKATFSVNTDKYVLLHSFNMNNSSKYVLKEYLFNVTEPLFSIKFVPMKNSAAFINAIEVVSAPDDLITDVANELSPVGDFSGLSTYAYQTAYRLNMGGPLITSGNDTLGRTWLPDESYLKSTNLAKSVSVATSIVKYPEGITPQIAPQAVYASAVEMADAQVSQPNFNVTWNFEAESAFGYLIRLHFCDIVSKALNSLYFNVYINGKMAISDLDLSHTLNGLAMAYYKDIVVNASLMSNGLSVQIGPSKLGSGDLNAILNGLEVLKLSNSVNSLDGEFGVNGDRVANGSTRHTVAAVGFAMMFGAFIGLGAMVIKWHKRPQDWQKRNSFSSWLLPLHAGDTSFMTSKNSLGSQKSNFYSSTLGLGRYFSFAELQEATKNFDSNAVIGVGGFGNVYLGEIDDGTQVAVKRGNPQSEQGITEFQTEIQMLSKLRHRHLVSLIGYCDENSEMILVYEYMSNGPFRDHLYGKDLPPLSWKQRLEICIGAARGLHYLHTGTAQGIIHRDVKTTNILLDENFTAKVADFGLSKDAPMGQGHVSTAVKGSFGYLDPEYFRRQQLTDKSDVYSFGVVLLEALCARPAINPALPREQVNLADWAMQWKRKGLLDKIIDPLLVGSINPESMKKFAEASEKCLAEHGVDRPTMGDVLWNLEYALQLQEAFSQGKEEDETKSSATVPASPAVVDTPPTPTSDSRPVSNPEQNNSTPAQVQAIDEHSGTAMFAQFANLNGR, encoded by the coding sequence ATGGAGATAGGAAAGAAACCAAGAAAGTTTCCCTTAGCCAATCTCTTTCTATCCTCCTTGCCATCACCTTCTTCATCATCGATGGCTATCCTCCTGGTCCTTATCTACGCCTTCTTTTCCTCCTCCACCACAGCCTTTTCGGCCTTCGCTCCCTTCGTTCCCCAGGACAACTTCCTCATTGACTCTGGCGCCGATAAATTAGCCACTCTTCCTGACGGAAGAGTTTTCAAAACAGAAGGGCAATCCAAGCAATTCTTACTAGCCAAGGATGACATCAAGGTTTCAGTCGAAAAAGCCGATGTTCCTTCGCCTGTTTACTTGTCTGCGAGGATCTTTGTCCAGGAAGCCACGTACTCCTTCCCCTTGACCCGGCCCGGCTGGCATTGGGTTCGCCTCCATTTCTACCCCCTTGACAATGACCAATTCGACCTCATGAAGGCCACTTTCTCTGTCAACACCGATAAGTATGTGCTTCTACATAGCTTCAACATGAACAACAGCTCAAAATACGTCCTCAAGGAGTATCTTTTTAACGTGACCGAACCACTATTCTCAATCAAGTTCGTGCCCATGAAGAATTCCGCTGCTTTCATAAATGCCATTGAGGTGGTTTCGGCTCCCGACGACTTGATCACCGACGTTGCCAACGAGCTCTCGCCTGTAGGAGATTTTTCGGGGCTTTCTACATACGCTTACCAAACCGCGTATCGGCTTAATATGGGAGGACCCCTCATCACCTCCGGAAACGACACCCTCGGAAGGACTTGGCTGCCCGACGAGTCGTACCTCAAGTCCACAAACTTGGCGAAGAGCGTCTCCGTTGCAACCTCGATAGTCAAGTACCCCGAGGGGATAACGCCCCAGATCGCCCCACAAGCGGTGTATGCTTCTGCTGTTGAAATGGCCGATGCGCAGGTAAGCCAGCCTAATTTCAATGTGACATGGAACTTTGAGGCAGAGTCTGCTTTTGGATACCTCATTAGGCTTCATTTCTGTGACATCGTGAGCAAAGCACTCAATAGCCTCTACTTCAACGTCTACATTAATGGGAAAATGGCGATATCTGATTTGGATTTGTCTCACACCCTGAATGGTTTGGCGATGGCTTACTATAAGGATATTGTGGTTAACGCTTCCTTGATGTCTAATGGACTAAGTGTCCAGATTGGTCCATCTAAATTGGGTTCCGGTGATTTGAACGCCATCTTGAACGGTCTAGAGGTCTTGAAACTAAGCAATTCGGTGAATAGTCTTGACGGAGAATTTGGGGTCAATGGAGACAGGGTAGCTAACGGGAGCACACGCCATACCGTGGCTGCAGTAGGGTTTGCGATGATGTTTGGAGCCTTTATTGGTCTTGGTGCGATGGTGATCAAGTGGCACAAGCGGCCTCAAGACTGGCAGAAGAGGAACAGCTTCTCTTCGTGGTTGCTTCCTCTTCATGCCGGTGACACGAGCTTCATGACAAGCAAGAACTCTTTGGGATCTCAGAAGAGCAACTTTTACTCCTCAACTTTGGGATTGGGCCGGTACTTCTCATTCGCGGAGTTGCAGGAGGCAACCAAGAATTTCGATTCCAATGCAGTGATTGGCGTTGGTGGCTTTGGAAATGTGTATCTCGGGGAGATCGATGATGGGACTCAAGTCGCAGTCAAGCGAGGGAACCCGCAATCTGAACAAGGCATTACAGAGTTCCAGACCGAGATTCAGATGTTGTCGAAGCTACGGCACAGGCATTTGGTGTCCCTGATTGGATACTGCGACGAAAACTCGGAGATGATATTAGTTTATGAGTACATGTCCAATGGTCCTTTCAGGGATCATTTGTATGGCAAGGACTTGCCCCCATTGTCATGGAAGCAGAGGCTGGAAATCTGCATAGGCGCGGCTCGGGGGCTTCACTACCTTCACACTGGCACTGCACAGGGTATCATCCATCGTGACGTTAAGACCACCAACATTTTGCTTGATGAAAACTTCACTGCCAAGGTTGCTGATTTCGGGCTCTCAAAGGATGCTCCCATGGGGCAAGGCCATGTAAGTACTGCAGTGAAGGGAAGCTTCGGGTACTTGGACCCTGAGTATTTCAGGAGGCAGCAATTGACAGATAAGTCGGACGTGTACTCGTTTGGGGTGGTTCTGCTTGAGGCACTCTGTGCAAGGCCTGCCATTAACCCGGCTCTCCCTCGGGAACAAGTTAACTTGGCTGATTGGGCAATGCAATGGAAGAGGAAGGGCTTGCTTGATAAAATCATTGACCCTCTACTTGTTGGCTCCATAAATCCTGAATCAATGAAAAAGTTTGCTGAGGCTTCTGAGAAGTGCTTGGCCGAACATGGGGTGGACCGGCCAACAATGGGAGATGTGCTTTGGAATTTGGAGTATGCTCTTCAGCTTCAAGAGGCTTTCTCTCAAGGAAAGGAAGAGGATGAAACCAAATCCTCTGCCACTGTTCCAGCCTCTCCTGCTGTTGTGGATACCCCACCTACTCCCACCTCTGACAGTCGTCCGGTCTCTAATCCAGAACAGAATAACAGTACTCCAGCTCAAGTTCAGGCCATTGATGAGCATTCAGGAACAGCAATGTTTGCCCAGTTTGCTAATCTCAATGGCAGGTAA
- the LOC108986971 gene encoding uncharacterized protein LOC108986971 isoform X2: MNIVYIKPSQSTPSSSSLYCSLFETNMENDIVSMRTFDMDALKTNLPQKRGLSRYYSGKSRTFTCMADVRCLEDLKKPEHPEAKKRKKYSERKDINHSPCRRVSSSTQCATPYVN; encoded by the exons ATGAATATTGTGTATATAAAGCCTTCACAATCAAcaccttcttcttcatctctctaTTGTTCTCTGTTTGAAACCAACATGGAGAACGATATTGTCAGCATGAGGACCTTTGACATGGATGCACTTAAGACAAATCTTCCACAGAA GAGAGGACTGTCAAGGTATTACTCGGGAAAATCGAGAACATTTACTTGCATGGCTGATGTTCGTTGCCTTGAGGATTTGAAGAAACCAGAACATCCAGAAGctaagaagaggaagaaatatTCGGAGAGGAAGGACATCAATCATTCGCCATGTAGAAGAGTTTCCAGTAGCACTCAATGTGCCACTCCATACGTTAATTGA
- the LOC108986971 gene encoding uncharacterized protein LOC108986971 isoform X1: MNIVYIKPSQSTPSSSSLYCSLFETNMENDIVSMRTFDMDALKTNLPQNRRGLSRYYSGKSRTFTCMADVRCLEDLKKPEHPEAKKRKKYSERKDINHSPCRRVSSSTQCATPYVN, encoded by the exons ATGAATATTGTGTATATAAAGCCTTCACAATCAAcaccttcttcttcatctctctaTTGTTCTCTGTTTGAAACCAACATGGAGAACGATATTGTCAGCATGAGGACCTTTGACATGGATGCACTTAAGACAAATCTTCCACAGAA CAGGAGAGGACTGTCAAGGTATTACTCGGGAAAATCGAGAACATTTACTTGCATGGCTGATGTTCGTTGCCTTGAGGATTTGAAGAAACCAGAACATCCAGAAGctaagaagaggaagaaatatTCGGAGAGGAAGGACATCAATCATTCGCCATGTAGAAGAGTTTCCAGTAGCACTCAATGTGCCACTCCATACGTTAATTGA